The bacterium genomic sequence ACAAGAACGTCATGAGACAAAAGAGCCATCTGAATTTTTTCAGGGTTCCGGAATTTTTTCCGCCCGTCAAGGTGGAACGGGGTTTTCCAATCGGTCCGGCAAGGTGCATGATGAGACCTCCAAAACCACAATTCGCATTTCAGGAGGAAAGATGATGGCTAAGCCAGTTGATCCGCGTGCGGAAAGCGCCACTCCCGGCGAACGCACCATCGACAAGCCGGAGCTTCCCCCCGGCGGATACGTTTTTACCATGGACTCGGATACCGAGACGGTCGAGGGAAAGGGGCAGCTCAAGCTCGGGCGTCACCGCCACTTCGAGGTCTATTGCGACGAGCCCCCGCGTATCGGCGGGGACGATTCCTACCCGCAGCCCCTGACGTACATCGCCATGGGGGTTGGTTTCTGACTGCTCACCCAGCTTGCGCGGTACGCGCACATGATGAAGGTTCCCTTCAAGAAGGCTTCCTGCCGGGTCGAGTTCGACTACTTCCTCAAGGGCTCTGTCCTGAAGGGCACGGTCAACTCCGGCTGCACGGCCGTCCGCACGCATTTTTCCGTCGAGAGCGAGGCCTCGGCGGATGAGATCCGGAAGGTCATCCAGAACGCGAAGCAGGGCTGCTTTGCCGAGCAGATGGTGGTGGCGGCGGTGCCGCTGACGAGCACGATCGATCTGAACGGCGATCCGGTTTCGCTGGAGGGCATCACCCCGGCCTAGGGAGCGCCCAGGGAGGCGGTGCAGCGCTCCAGGGCGC encodes the following:
- a CDS encoding OsmC-related (seleno)protein, with the protein product MMAKPVDPRAESATPGERTIDKPELPPGGYVFTMDSDTETVEGKGQLKLGRHRHFEVYCDEPPRIGGDDSYPQPLTYIAMGVGFULLTQLARYAHMMKVPFKKASCRVEFDYFLKGSVLKGTVNSGCTAVRTHFSVESEASADEIRKVIQNAKQGCFAEQMVVAAVPLTSTIDLNGDPVSLEGITPA